The window AAAATATATAGGAGTTGGTGAAGGCCTGGAAGATTTACAGGTATTTAATAAATACGAATTTGTAGATTCTTTCTTTAAAGGATAAACATATATAAAAATATTACAAACGATTCAAGTACTGGTCTTTACAGTTATTTGAATCGTTTTTTATTGCCTAAATTTGCAAACTTTAAGTAACCAGTAACAAGATAATTATGAGAACAAAGTCATCTATAACCAATAAGATAAATGTTGTAACGCTTGGGTGTTCTAAAAATGTCTATGATTCTGAGATATTGATGGGGCAACTCAAAGCTAATGATATGTCGGTTTCTCAGGAAGATAACGACGGTAATATTGTTGTGATAAATACTTGTGGTTTTATAGGTGATGCAAAAGAGGAGTCGATAAATACAATTTTGGATTTTGTAAATCTTAAAGAGGAAGGTGAAATAGATAAGGTATTTGTTACCGGATGTTTATCTGAAAGGTATAAGCCTGAACTTGAAAAAGAAATTACAAATGTTGATCAATATTTTGGAACACACGATTTACCGAATTTACTGAAAGCTTTAGGTGCGGACTATAAAAAGGAACTTGTGGGGGAGAGGTTAACAACCACTCCAGGACATTATGCCTACCTGAAAATTTCTGAAGGCTGTGACCGGTCTTGTTCTTTTTGTGCTATTCCATTGATTCGTGGCGGACATGTGTCTACTCCAATAGAGGATTTGGTAATAGAAGCCGAAAAACTGGCTAAATCAGGTGTGAAGGAACTTGTTTTGATAGCTCAGGATTTGACATACTATGGTCTTGATTTGTATAATAAGAGGAGATTGGCCGATTTATTGAGAGAACTTGCAAAGGTTCAGGGGGTTGAGTGGATCCGTTTACATTATGCATATCCAACAAGTTTTCCTATGGATGCACTTGAAGTTATGCAGAACGAAGCTAAAGTTTGTAACTATTTAGATATACCTCTTCAGCATAGTTCTACAAAACTATTGGAATCGATGCGTAGAGGAACTACTAAGGAGAGGACTAATGCTCTTTTAGGTAAGTTTCGAGAAATGGTTCCTGATATTGCAATCAGGACAACTTTGATTGTAGGTTATCCCGGAGAAACAGAAGAAGACTTCGAAGAGATGAAAGAATGGGTACGTGAGATGCGTTTCGACAGAATGGGCGTATTTGCGTATTCGCATGAGGAAGATACTCCTGCGTTTAGTTTAGAAGACGATGTTGATGAAGAAGTAAAACAAAATCGTGTAAATGAAATTATGGAGATTCAGGCACAAATTTCGTTTGAGCTAAATCAGAATAAAATAGGTAAAATATTCAAGTGTATTTTCGATAGGGTTGATGAGGAATATTTTATCGGACGTACAGAGCACGATTCTCCGGATGTAGATAATGAGGTTTTAATATCAAAAGAAGATTATTACATTTCTTTAGGCGAATTTGTTGATGTTGAAATAATTGATGCAGGCGAATACGATTTGTATGCTAAGCCACTGGGTAAAACTAAGAATAGGTAGTTTTTTATAAAATATTAATTTTATAAAAGGTTGTTGTCTAAGTAAGATGATAACCTTTTTTGTTAAACTCTGTTAAAAAATAAATATTTATTGTTTTTCGATAAATAATTTTGTTTGTTTGTATGCTGAAAGATGTATATGCAACTAATTTTTTGATGGAGTTAAAAAAAGAAATAACAGTTGGAGCATTATTAGGCCGTACAAGTCATAATATGAGCCTTTTACTAGATAAAGTATTTCATAAAAATGATGTGGATCTTAATGTTGAGCAATTTGTATTATTGAAAATATTGAGTTTTAATGATGGTCTCAATCAAAAGAAGTTATCGGAGTTAATTGATAGAGATAAAACTACAATAGCCCGTTTAATAACTAAGATGGAGAAAAAAAATATGCTTTTGCGCGTAAACTCCAGGGAAGATAAAAGGGTTAATAATGTATATATAACAAATTATGGCAAAGAAATATTACACGAAGTTTTGCCATTTATCAGGGAAGTAGACGATGTGCTTATTTCCAGCGTTACAAGAGAAGAGTTACAGGTTTTTACAAGAGTAATGTATAAGTTATGTGACAAAATAAAATTGATGGAAGAAAAGTTGTAAATACAACTAACTCCATCTTTTATAAAAAAGAGAATAAACACTAATAATAACAACGAAAAATGACAGTAAGAAAGTCTTGGGTAATCGCAATTATTATACTTGTAGGAGCGGTAATTGCTTTTTCTATAATAAGTAAGGGAAAGAAAGGAGTTTCGCATAGTGGTGGCAAAGTATATAAAGCGGCCATGTATAAAGAGGTGAAAAACCAACAGCTGCCACTGATTGTTGGGGCTAGCGGTCAGTTGAAATCTAAAAATACTTTCGATCTTTATTCGGAAGTTACCGGTGTACTTCGCAGTGGAACTAAAGAATTCCGAACAGGAACAAAATACAAAAAAGGAGAGTTGATGCTGAAAATGGATGACAGAGAGGTAAAAGCTAATCTGTACTCTAAAAGAAGTGACTTTCAAAATCTGATAACAAGTATTCTGCCGG is drawn from Bacteroidota bacterium and contains these coding sequences:
- a CDS encoding MarR family transcriptional regulator: MELKKEITVGALLGRTSHNMSLLLDKVFHKNDVDLNVEQFVLLKILSFNDGLNQKKLSELIDRDKTTIARLITKMEKKNMLLRVNSREDKRVNNVYITNYGKEILHEVLPFIREVDDVLISSVTREELQVFTRVMYKLCDKIKLMEEKL
- the rimO gene encoding 30S ribosomal protein S12 methylthiotransferase RimO; the protein is MRTKSSITNKINVVTLGCSKNVYDSEILMGQLKANDMSVSQEDNDGNIVVINTCGFIGDAKEESINTILDFVNLKEEGEIDKVFVTGCLSERYKPELEKEITNVDQYFGTHDLPNLLKALGADYKKELVGERLTTTPGHYAYLKISEGCDRSCSFCAIPLIRGGHVSTPIEDLVIEAEKLAKSGVKELVLIAQDLTYYGLDLYNKRRLADLLRELAKVQGVEWIRLHYAYPTSFPMDALEVMQNEAKVCNYLDIPLQHSSTKLLESMRRGTTKERTNALLGKFREMVPDIAIRTTLIVGYPGETEEDFEEMKEWVREMRFDRMGVFAYSHEEDTPAFSLEDDVDEEVKQNRVNEIMEIQAQISFELNQNKIGKIFKCIFDRVDEEYFIGRTEHDSPDVDNEVLISKEDYYISLGEFVDVEIIDAGEYDLYAKPLGKTKNR